The following coding sequences are from one Methanococcoides orientis window:
- the glnA gene encoding type I glutamate--ammonia ligase, which produces MNINTKEDVLKAIEANNVKFIRLQFTDIQGVVKDVEIPVTQVEKALGSGISFDGSSVEGFVRINESDMVLKPDVSSFAILPWNQDKGVVARMVCDVYLPDGTPFAGDPRYVLKKVMKEAEDMGFTLNVGPELEFFLFEKENGKATTIPHDFGRYFEFAPADLAEDVRRDIVLTLLDLGFDIEASHHEVAFGQHEIDFKYGGALSTADDVMTFKYVTRTIAKLNGLHATFMPKPIFGENGSGMHVNISLSKNGENAFYDPEGDMQISDEARYFIGGLLKHVKAITAICNPLVNSYKRLVPGYEAPVYIAWSGANRSSLIRIPAARGKGTRVELRSPDPSCNPYLTFAAILAAGLDGIRNKIDPGENREENIFELSEKGLSDLGIETLPPTLKDSANYLAENDLLRDALGEHVHENVLRLARADWDAYRIQVHDWEVERYLNTI; this is translated from the coding sequence ATGAATATTAATACCAAAGAAGATGTACTCAAGGCCATTGAGGCAAACAATGTTAAGTTTATCAGGTTGCAGTTCACGGACATCCAGGGTGTCGTGAAAGACGTTGAGATCCCGGTGACACAGGTAGAAAAAGCTCTTGGTTCGGGAATCTCCTTTGACGGCTCTTCTGTTGAAGGCTTTGTCCGTATCAATGAATCGGATATGGTCCTGAAACCCGATGTCTCCTCATTCGCAATACTTCCATGGAACCAGGACAAGGGCGTTGTTGCAAGGATGGTGTGTGATGTCTATCTGCCTGATGGAACTCCCTTTGCAGGAGATCCCAGATATGTCCTCAAGAAAGTTATGAAAGAAGCTGAGGATATGGGCTTTACACTTAATGTAGGTCCTGAGCTTGAATTCTTCCTCTTCGAGAAGGAGAATGGCAAAGCAACCACAATACCTCATGATTTCGGCAGGTACTTCGAGTTTGCACCTGCTGACCTTGCAGAGGATGTACGCCGTGATATCGTACTGACGCTCCTGGATCTTGGATTTGATATCGAGGCATCTCACCACGAGGTCGCTTTCGGTCAGCATGAGATCGATTTCAAGTATGGCGGTGCACTTTCCACTGCTGATGATGTAATGACCTTCAAGTATGTTACCCGTACTATTGCAAAGCTCAATGGATTACATGCAACGTTCATGCCAAAGCCTATCTTTGGTGAGAACGGTTCCGGTATGCACGTGAACATTTCCCTCTCAAAGAATGGGGAAAATGCGTTCTACGATCCTGAGGGTGACATGCAGATCAGCGACGAAGCACGCTACTTCATTGGCGGACTTCTCAAACACGTCAAGGCTATTACAGCTATCTGCAATCCACTTGTCAACTCATACAAACGTCTCGTACCAGGATATGAGGCTCCAGTATACATTGCATGGTCCGGTGCCAACAGAAGCTCACTTATCCGTATCCCTGCTGCAAGAGGCAAGGGTACACGTGTGGAGCTTAGAAGCCCTGATCCATCCTGTAATCCATACCTTACTTTCGCTGCTATCCTTGCAGCAGGTCTGGACGGTATCAGGAACAAGATCGATCCTGGGGAGAACAGGGAAGAGAATATCTTCGAGCTTTCTGAAAAGGGCTTAAGTGACCTTGGTATTGAGACACTTCCGCCAACCCTGAAGGATTCTGCAAATTATCTTGCTGAGAACGATCTGCTTCGTGACGCTCTTGGTGAGCACGTCCACGAGAACGTCCTAAGGCTTGCAAGGGCTGACTGGGATGCATATCGTATTCAGGTACACGACTGGGAGGTCGAAAGATATCTTAACACTATATGA
- a CDS encoding NAD(P)-binding domain-containing protein: MKIAILGGTGNIGKGFALRWGPKHDVVIGSRSAEKAMDVAAEYTQVLRDRGIDATVEGTDNKSAAEGADIILFAIRYEQVPSVIELITPVLKDQIVVSVVVPMEKDRCYIRQDDHSNSPVTINAKDSEYNADYFCYTTPAAGSAAEEMVRLLPQNIELVSAFHNVPAKKLADLDLELDYDIAVCGNCMHSKKIVFDLVREIPNMRPLDIGPIETSGMVESLTPLVINIAIRNKMHDVGIRFV; encoded by the coding sequence ATGAAGATCGCAATACTTGGTGGAACTGGTAATATTGGTAAAGGATTTGCTTTACGCTGGGGTCCGAAACATGATGTGGTAATAGGCTCCAGAAGTGCAGAAAAAGCCATGGACGTTGCAGCTGAATATACTCAGGTCCTGCGTGATAGGGGTATTGATGCAACTGTCGAGGGAACGGACAATAAGTCCGCAGCAGAGGGTGCAGATATTATTCTCTTTGCAATACGCTATGAGCAGGTGCCATCTGTCATTGAGCTGATTACTCCTGTCCTGAAAGATCAGATCGTAGTTTCCGTGGTGGTTCCTATGGAGAAGGACCGCTGTTACATCCGGCAGGATGATCATAGCAATAGTCCTGTGACCATTAATGCTAAGGATTCAGAATACAATGCTGATTATTTCTGTTATACAACTCCTGCTGCAGGTAGTGCCGCCGAGGAAATGGTGCGTCTCTTGCCACAAAACATTGAGCTGGTATCAGCTTTCCATAATGTTCCTGCAAAGAAGCTTGCAGATCTTGACCTTGAACTGGATTATGATATCGCAGTCTGTGGAAACTGCATGCACTCCAAGAAAATAGTCTTCGATCTTGTAAGAGAGATCCCAAATATGCGTCCTCTAGATATTGGTCCGATTGAGACCTCAGGTATGGTGGAGTCACTGACACCTCTGGTGATAAACATTGCCATACGCAACAAGATGCATGATGTGGGCATTCGCTTTGTTTAA
- the purM gene encoding phosphoribosylformylglycinamidine cyclo-ligase: MSDKHLTYADSGVDIEKEESTIKALTSGMTYRREGLGAPLTDIGHYAGLIEFGEYALAMATDGVGSKVLIANEMKRWNTVGIDCIAMNVNDLLAIGAEPISFVDYLALEEHTDEFARQIGEGLTRGAEISKMTIVGGETATLPEIINGFDLAGTCLGMVKKDEIITGEKVQLGDVLVGIPSSGVHSNGYTLVRNIVDQSEHSYHDKFPYNPETTIGDELLIPTRIYMEVLDVIKECDVHGLAHITGSGLLKLKRVTDLGFDFTDPIEPNDIFKFLQEEGNVDDLEMYRTFNMGMGFLIVLPEADAKKAAEMTGGKIVGKIVESGIRVGDLEIV; this comes from the coding sequence TTGAGTGATAAACATCTTACATACGCAGATTCCGGAGTGGATATCGAGAAAGAGGAATCCACCATCAAAGCACTGACAAGTGGAATGACATACAGACGCGAGGGTCTTGGTGCTCCGCTCACTGATATTGGCCACTATGCAGGACTCATCGAGTTCGGAGAATATGCATTGGCAATGGCAACTGACGGCGTCGGTTCAAAGGTGCTCATTGCAAATGAAATGAAGCGCTGGAACACAGTTGGTATTGACTGTATCGCCATGAACGTGAACGACCTTCTGGCCATCGGTGCAGAACCGATCAGTTTTGTGGATTACCTTGCACTTGAAGAGCATACTGATGAATTCGCACGCCAGATCGGTGAAGGACTCACCCGGGGTGCAGAAATATCAAAGATGACAATCGTCGGCGGGGAAACAGCAACCCTCCCGGAGATCATAAATGGCTTTGACCTTGCAGGAACCTGCCTTGGAATGGTAAAGAAGGATGAGATAATAACCGGTGAAAAAGTGCAGCTTGGTGATGTCCTTGTAGGAATTCCAAGTAGCGGTGTTCACAGTAATGGCTACACCCTTGTAAGGAATATAGTCGACCAGTCAGAACACTCATATCACGACAAGTTCCCATACAACCCTGAGACCACCATTGGTGACGAACTACTGATACCAACCCGCATTTACATGGAAGTCCTCGATGTAATAAAAGAATGTGACGTCCACGGACTTGCACATATTACCGGAAGCGGACTCCTGAAGCTTAAAAGGGTTACCGATCTTGGATTTGATTTTACAGATCCTATCGAGCCAAATGATATCTTCAAGTTCCTCCAGGAAGAAGGTAATGTGGATGATCTCGAGATGTATCGCACTTTCAACATGGGAATGGGCTTTTTGATAGTTCTTCCGGAAGCTGACGCTAAGAAGGCTGCAGAGATGACAGGCGGAAAGATCGTCGGAAAGATCGTCGAAAGCGGAATTCGTGTTGGTGACCTCGAGATAGTATAA
- a CDS encoding Glu/Leu/Phe/Val family dehydrogenase yields the protein MAEQNPFENARKQLQKCADIMELDEGIHEILRNPMREMHVSLPIRMDDGSIKVFQGFRVQYNDAKGPTKGGIRFHPEETVDTVKALAAWMTWKCAVMDIPLGGGKGGVICNPKEMSAGELERLSRKFISSISMIVGPDKDVPAPDVYTNPQMMAWMMDEFSKFAGKNQAGVITGKPLSIGGSLGRGDATARGGLYAVREAAKEIGLDLKDATVAIQGYGNAGYFAGTLCEELFGCKVVAVSDSRGGVVNMDGLSAQAAQDHKMETGSVVGLAGTEPISNEDLLELDVDVLIPAALEHVITHENADNIKAKIIAELANGPTTPEADEILFKKGIHMIPDFLCNGGGVTVSYFEMVQNFYMYRWSEERVHNRLDAKMTNAYHAVLEASKEYNIEMRTAAYVVAINRVVEAMSDRGWLY from the coding sequence ATGGCAGAACAGAACCCATTTGAAAATGCAAGAAAGCAGTTACAGAAATGCGCAGACATCATGGAGCTCGATGAAGGTATCCACGAGATCCTCAGAAACCCAATGAGGGAAATGCACGTATCCCTTCCTATCCGCATGGACGATGGTTCCATCAAGGTATTCCAGGGATTCAGGGTACAGTACAACGATGCAAAGGGTCCAACCAAAGGTGGTATTCGCTTCCACCCAGAAGAGACCGTTGACACAGTCAAGGCACTTGCAGCATGGATGACCTGGAAATGTGCAGTAATGGACATCCCTCTCGGTGGAGGTAAGGGTGGAGTTATCTGCAACCCTAAGGAAATGTCCGCTGGTGAACTCGAGCGCCTTTCAAGAAAGTTCATTTCAAGCATCTCAATGATCGTAGGTCCTGACAAGGATGTACCTGCACCTGATGTCTACACCAACCCACAGATGATGGCATGGATGATGGACGAGTTCTCCAAGTTCGCCGGTAAGAACCAGGCTGGTGTCATCACCGGTAAGCCACTCAGCATTGGTGGTTCACTCGGTCGTGGCGACGCAACAGCTCGTGGTGGTCTCTACGCAGTCCGTGAAGCAGCAAAAGAGATCGGTCTCGACCTCAAGGACGCAACAGTAGCAATCCAGGGATATGGTAACGCAGGTTACTTCGCTGGTACTCTCTGTGAAGAGCTCTTCGGATGCAAGGTCGTTGCTGTCAGTGACAGCAGGGGCGGTGTCGTGAACATGGATGGTCTCAGCGCACAGGCAGCACAGGACCACAAGATGGAAACCGGTTCAGTTGTCGGCCTCGCAGGAACAGAACCAATCTCCAACGAAGACCTCCTTGAGCTTGATGTCGATGTACTTATTCCAGCAGCTCTTGAGCACGTCATCACACACGAGAACGCAGACAATATCAAGGCAAAGATCATCGCAGAACTTGCAAACGGTCCAACAACACCTGAAGCAGATGAGATCCTCTTCAAGAAAGGTATACACATGATCCCTGACTTCCTCTGTAACGGTGGTGGAGTTACTGTGTCCTACTTCGAAATGGTCCAGAACTTCTACATGTACCGCTGGAGCGAAGAGCGTGTCCACAACCGTCTCGATGCTAAGATGACAAACGCATACCACGCTGTCCTCGAGGCATCCAAGGAATACAACATCGAGATGAGAACCGCTGCATACGTTGTCGCTATCAACCGTGTTGTTGAAGCAATGTCAGACCGTGGATGGTTGTACTAA
- a CDS encoding DUF1894 domain-containing protein: MACINDIPYEILLKGATPQQCEDFVKKECDEVYHVKGGYKIRGVLLRGGDSIPIGIKGNDLIFQFIKPCSGLFILRIPDAQDEIEKIRNEMK, from the coding sequence ATGGCATGCATCAACGACATACCCTATGAAATACTCCTGAAAGGAGCAACGCCACAGCAATGTGAGGACTTTGTCAAAAAAGAATGTGATGAGGTCTATCACGTTAAAGGTGGTTACAAGATAAGAGGAGTGCTTCTCCGCGGCGGAGATTCCATTCCCATAGGGATCAAAGGAAATGATCTCATATTCCAGTTCATAAAACCCTGCAGCGGTCTTTTCATCCTGAGAATTCCGGATGCACAGGACGAGATCGAAAAGATACGCAATGAAATGAAATGA
- a CDS encoding aspartate kinase has protein sequence MKFGGTSIADGKKIRHVAQLLISYRDAGDQVVAITSALGGVTDGLLTNAAEASQKGKVSQIKEFMTDLAKKHYDAIGYAIDDERIADDVIETIDSRIDELEKALIGICYLGELTPRSIDYISSYGERLAVPIISGAIRSLGTDSMPFTGGEAGIVTTSDYGNAQPLEKSYEQVENNISTRVETSIPVITGFIAEDKKGIITTLGRGGSDFTASIVGAAIQADEIWLWKEVHGIMTTDPKIVPEASSIPQISYIEAMEMSYFGAKVLHPRAIEPAIKHGIPVRVKNTFDIEYPGTLVVADQTRKEDVVKAVTLIRNVAAVNISGAGMVGAIGTAARIFSALAKAGVNIIMISQSSSEANMSLVVDDAHLKSAVKALKSEFNKDVVGEVAYDKDVCVVAVVGAGMDGIPGVAGKVFGALGKGKINVIMISQGSSQHNISFAISEKDAEEAVRVLHQEFDLGSKKTSGQ, from the coding sequence ATGAAATTTGGCGGTACATCCATTGCTGATGGGAAGAAGATACGTCATGTTGCACAGCTTTTGATCAGTTACAGAGATGCCGGAGATCAGGTAGTTGCCATAACTTCTGCTCTCGGAGGCGTTACTGACGGACTGCTCACCAACGCAGCTGAAGCATCACAAAAAGGAAAGGTCTCCCAGATAAAAGAGTTCATGACAGACCTTGCCAAAAAACACTATGATGCTATTGGCTATGCAATTGATGATGAGAGGATCGCTGATGATGTTATCGAAACTATCGACAGCCGTATAGATGAACTTGAAAAAGCACTTATTGGAATATGTTATCTCGGTGAGTTGACACCACGTTCCATTGATTACATCTCATCATACGGAGAACGCCTGGCAGTGCCGATCATCAGTGGAGCAATACGCTCACTTGGAACGGACTCAATGCCGTTTACCGGTGGAGAAGCAGGCATTGTCACAACAAGTGATTACGGAAATGCCCAGCCACTTGAAAAAAGCTATGAGCAAGTGGAGAACAATATATCGACCCGTGTGGAAACCTCCATCCCCGTGATAACCGGTTTCATTGCAGAAGATAAGAAAGGCATCATCACAACCCTTGGACGGGGTGGTTCTGACTTTACGGCATCCATTGTAGGTGCTGCCATCCAGGCAGATGAGATCTGGCTCTGGAAAGAAGTACACGGCATTATGACAACTGACCCGAAGATCGTTCCCGAAGCATCATCCATCCCCCAGATATCTTACATCGAAGCAATGGAGATGTCATATTTCGGCGCCAAGGTACTTCATCCACGTGCTATCGAGCCTGCAATAAAACATGGCATACCGGTTCGTGTTAAGAATACCTTTGACATAGAATATCCAGGCACACTTGTCGTTGCAGATCAGACCCGAAAGGAAGATGTGGTAAAAGCAGTGACACTCATCAGGAATGTGGCTGCCGTAAACATATCAGGAGCCGGGATGGTAGGAGCTATCGGTACAGCAGCAAGGATATTTTCCGCACTGGCAAAGGCTGGCGTCAACATAATTATGATCAGCCAGAGCTCATCCGAAGCCAACATGTCCCTTGTTGTTGATGATGCCCACCTCAAGAGTGCTGTAAAAGCATTGAAATCCGAGTTCAACAAAGATGTTGTCGGAGAAGTGGCCTATGACAAAGATGTCTGTGTGGTCGCTGTGGTAGGTGCCGGAATGGATGGCATACCAGGCGTCGCAGGAAAAGTATTCGGAGCCCTTGGAAAGGGCAAGATCAACGTAATAATGATTAGCCAGGGTTCATCCCAGCACAACATCTCCTTCGCCATCAGTGAAAAGGATGCAGAGGAGGCAGTCAGAGTACTGCATCAGGAATTCGACCTCGGATCAAAGAAAACGTCCGGACAATAA
- a CDS encoding cofactor-independent phosphoglycerate mutase, protein MKYIILIGDGMADFSMDELGGKTVLQSSNTPNMDYMTKNGLAGLAINVPEGLPPGSDVANMSVMGYDPNVYYSGRAPLEAASMGIPLEKNDVAFRCNLITINDDHIADHSAGHITSEEARELMESIDSELGTDELRFYPGISYRHLLVASNDLGAKADCTPPHDVIGGERMGHMPKGDGSDVLCRLIEESIPILENHPINEKRRKEGKHPANAIWFWGQGYAPSFRTFDELYGLTGSVISAVDLIKGLGIYAGLDIIDVPGATGYLDTNYVGKAEYAMESLKDGDIVVVHVEAPDEAGHMGDLGAKIQAIEDFDEKVVGTVLRAAKEDDEDYMIVVLPDHPTPIVLRTHTSDPVPFLIYSTLENEADDVETFDEDSMKEGSLGIVRGCDIVQMLIDKAKQA, encoded by the coding sequence TTGAAATATATTATTCTCATCGGCGACGGAATGGCAGATTTTTCCATGGATGAGCTGGGCGGTAAGACGGTTCTTCAGAGTTCCAATACTCCTAACATGGACTACATGACCAAAAACGGGCTTGCCGGACTTGCTATCAATGTTCCTGAAGGCTTGCCTCCGGGAAGTGATGTTGCGAATATGTCAGTTATGGGTTATGATCCGAATGTCTATTATTCAGGTCGTGCTCCGCTTGAGGCTGCCAGTATGGGTATTCCACTGGAGAAGAACGATGTTGCGTTCAGGTGCAACCTTATCACAATAAATGATGACCATATTGCAGATCACAGTGCAGGTCACATAACAAGCGAAGAGGCCCGGGAGCTTATGGAATCTATTGATAGTGAGCTTGGGACTGATGAGCTGAGGTTCTATCCGGGTATAAGTTACAGGCATCTGCTTGTTGCGTCCAATGATCTTGGTGCTAAGGCAGACTGTACTCCACCTCATGATGTGATAGGCGGGGAAAGGATGGGGCATATGCCAAAAGGAGATGGTAGTGATGTCCTGTGCAGGCTGATCGAAGAGTCGATACCAATACTTGAGAACCATCCTATCAATGAAAAAAGAAGAAAAGAAGGTAAGCATCCTGCAAATGCCATCTGGTTCTGGGGTCAGGGTTATGCCCCCTCCTTCCGCACATTTGATGAGCTCTACGGTCTCACAGGTTCCGTGATCTCGGCTGTGGACCTGATAAAGGGTCTTGGCATATATGCCGGTCTTGACATTATCGATGTTCCGGGTGCAACCGGGTACCTTGACACCAATTATGTTGGTAAGGCGGAATATGCAATGGAATCTCTGAAGGATGGGGATATTGTTGTGGTGCATGTTGAAGCTCCCGATGAGGCAGGCCACATGGGTGACCTGGGTGCCAAGATACAGGCTATCGAGGATTTCGATGAGAAGGTCGTAGGCACCGTTCTGCGTGCTGCAAAAGAGGATGATGAAGATTACATGATAGTCGTACTTCCGGATCATCCGACACCTATCGTCCTCAGGACCCATACATCTGATCCTGTCCCGTTCCTCATTTATTCAACTCTGGAGAACGAGGCTGACGATGTGGAAACATTTGATGAGGATTCCATGAAAGAAGGTTCCCTTGGCATTGTTCGGGGATGCGATATTGTTCAGATGCTTATCGATAAGGCAAAGCAGGCATAA
- a CDS encoding COG1361 S-layer family protein yields the protein MTLKAIISIAMVMLLALTAPVAADTDIRPTVVVDYSMEPAVLMPGDTGTITISIENMANGEIYVQEDKKTFDMNAYIASIALGGNDDIEILNKEHTDIGLLGPRDTIKLAFNIRAKETAENGVHFLTMELVGGSDMNDLNYNIPVKIDGRNLRLIMTTMPTTVMNEISTIELDIINTRPNDVNNVIIKAEGENVYFNPAEIFVGTIPASDKTTVDITLNTMASSSGTKNISFTASFFNGDNYHISGNEDTEINVVSQPSLIFTGIEVTKSGNRYSLIGDINNFGTTDAKNVLVSIAESENITPMQPYANYFVGTLEADDFSSFELSARILTPDVKEIPILIEFRDTDNVYSSVTGYIDLESASAPEGGEQETPIWMWGVIGIITIAIAGVIVYTWKKRETAEQEEPDDENEDGFDEDEADEIEE from the coding sequence GTGACACTAAAGGCCATTATAAGCATAGCAATGGTAATGCTCCTGGCACTTACTGCCCCTGTAGCAGCCGATACTGACATACGCCCAACCGTGGTCGTAGACTATTCCATGGAACCTGCGGTCCTCATGCCCGGAGATACCGGAACCATCACCATATCCATAGAAAATATGGCAAATGGAGAGATCTATGTACAGGAAGATAAGAAGACCTTTGACATGAACGCTTACATTGCCAGTATAGCACTTGGAGGTAACGACGATATCGAGATCCTCAATAAAGAGCATACGGATATCGGCCTTCTGGGACCCCGAGACACCATAAAGCTGGCATTCAACATACGTGCAAAGGAAACAGCAGAGAATGGCGTCCACTTCCTTACCATGGAACTTGTGGGTGGCAGTGACATGAACGATCTTAACTACAACATCCCAGTCAAGATCGATGGCAGGAACTTAAGGCTTATAATGACAACAATGCCAACAACGGTGATGAACGAGATATCAACAATAGAACTGGATATCATCAACACAAGGCCAAATGATGTTAACAATGTCATAATCAAAGCCGAAGGAGAAAATGTTTATTTCAATCCTGCAGAGATCTTCGTGGGAACCATACCTGCAAGCGATAAGACTACAGTGGATATCACTCTCAACACCATGGCATCTTCAAGCGGAACGAAGAACATCTCGTTCACAGCCTCATTTTTCAATGGCGATAACTACCATATTTCCGGAAATGAAGATACAGAAATAAACGTAGTAAGCCAGCCATCATTGATCTTCACCGGTATTGAAGTGACAAAGAGCGGGAACAGGTATTCACTTATTGGAGATATCAATAATTTCGGTACGACCGATGCAAAGAACGTACTGGTGTCTATTGCTGAATCAGAAAATATCACACCCATGCAGCCTTATGCGAACTACTTCGTAGGCACACTGGAAGCAGATGATTTTAGCAGTTTCGAACTATCTGCACGCATCCTGACCCCTGATGTCAAAGAAATACCCATCCTTATCGAATTCCGTGACACAGACAACGTATATTCATCTGTGACAGGCTACATTGATCTTGAAAGTGCTTCAGCCCCAGAAGGCGGAGAGCAGGAAACCCCCATATGGATGTGGGGAGTCATCGGGATCATAACCATTGCAATTGCCGGAGTCATCGTCTACACCTGGAAGAAACGCGAGACAGCAGAACAGGAAGAACCGGACGATGAGAACGAAGACGGGTTCGATGAAGACGAAGCTGATGAAATCGAAGAATGA
- a CDS encoding YIP1 family protein → MTLTQVLTNPNGFFAEKMKTEVEMKTPLMIVLLIAVLGAINAVIVTQKIMEILPPEAAAFASIGAIAGGIGAFIGAIIMWVIYSGVFYAISSILGGEGTFKRVLEVVAYGFIPSIASGIIGIIVMATSFSLENFDMQNPELMEQAMLNDPTMKMSMIVGILFTLWSANIWIFGLVHARHMTVKNAAISVLVPVGLYVLYTASKFIGA, encoded by the coding sequence ATGACACTTACTCAAGTTCTTACAAATCCAAACGGCTTTTTTGCAGAAAAGATGAAGACCGAAGTGGAAATGAAAACCCCGCTTATGATCGTACTTCTCATTGCAGTCCTCGGCGCAATAAACGCCGTAATAGTGACGCAGAAGATCATGGAAATATTGCCACCTGAAGCAGCAGCATTTGCAAGCATAGGGGCAATTGCAGGAGGAATCGGTGCATTTATCGGTGCGATCATTATGTGGGTCATTTATTCAGGAGTATTCTATGCGATCTCATCCATCCTGGGCGGAGAAGGAACGTTCAAGCGAGTACTCGAAGTTGTTGCCTACGGATTCATCCCATCCATTGCAAGCGGTATCATAGGTATCATAGTAATGGCAACATCATTCTCATTAGAGAACTTTGACATGCAGAACCCGGAACTTATGGAACAGGCAATGCTCAATGACCCCACCATGAAAATGTCAATGATAGTCGGGATCCTTTTCACATTATGGAGTGCTAACATCTGGATATTCGGACTTGTTCATGCAAGACACATGACCGTGAAGAACGCAGCTATATCCGTACTGGTGCCTGTAGGACTCTATGTATTATACACTGCAAGTAAATTCATAGGTGCATAA
- a CDS encoding DUF167 domain-containing protein: MSFENSLKDKGDSITIDLEVTPGAKKSCFPGGYNQWRERIEIKLTAAAQKGKANNELIETLADFFKINTSSISIRSGARSTKKTIEITDLDYSKAAGLLRECFENIS; this comes from the coding sequence ATGTCTTTTGAAAATTCACTAAAGGATAAAGGGGATAGCATAACAATCGATCTGGAAGTGACACCTGGCGCAAAAAAGTCCTGTTTTCCCGGCGGATACAACCAATGGCGGGAGCGCATTGAAATAAAACTTACAGCCGCTGCCCAGAAAGGCAAGGCCAACAATGAGCTTATAGAGACCCTCGCAGACTTCTTTAAGATAAACACTTCAAGCATCAGTATAAGGTCAGGTGCAAGAAGCACAAAAAAAACAATTGAGATAACTGACCTTGATTATAGTAAAGCAGCAGGGTTGCTCAGAGAGTGTTTCGAGAATATAAGTTGA
- a CDS encoding S-layer protein domain-containing protein: protein MKYIYFVLLAIFVILFAATPAASLDPSDPIIHYSDSVVERNTKLSLAQGYTLEIVDINEDNGDVWVEIRHNGKLVEDGEGSGKENDPFEYILTIEAEDNDEEDDEYLIFRVTPKELVTSGTNTATKIRIEQFRDPTRDIKDFLIYDRSDSVNIGEEMDLEEGYTLSASDLDVDEETITITLKKNDHVVKEVKEMEPGDIFSYYKNVDGEIRTIFIANVYDFFESSESHILFLKEISQREDVEVESNVEISIQGLSGNVVRDGEKAIISYELENDASKVTIFLDEDSIDVRNDVDAGTYQTITEELDRGTHEVMIETVSTDGSISSKETSFTVDGESSTEDIVSEEEIPVPEQVDDIIKDAENTSSEISDSVEDVTKSTAFTYIVVAFLLALTAFFFKREFS, encoded by the coding sequence ATGAAATATATATATTTTGTACTTCTAGCAATATTTGTCATACTGTTTGCAGCAACCCCTGCAGCATCTCTTGATCCAAGTGACCCGATAATACATTACTCAGATAGTGTCGTAGAGAGAAATACAAAACTATCATTGGCTCAGGGATATACGCTTGAAATTGTTGATATCAATGAGGACAACGGGGATGTCTGGGTAGAGATACGCCACAATGGGAAACTGGTCGAAGATGGAGAAGGATCTGGGAAGGAAAACGATCCTTTTGAATACATACTGACCATTGAAGCAGAGGATAATGACGAGGAGGATGACGAATACCTTATCTTCCGGGTCACCCCAAAAGAACTCGTCACCAGTGGAACGAATACAGCTACAAAAATAAGGATAGAGCAATTCCGGGACCCTACAAGGGACATAAAGGATTTCCTGATATATGACCGATCGGATTCAGTGAACATAGGCGAGGAGATGGACCTGGAAGAAGGCTACACACTCTCAGCATCAGACCTTGATGTGGATGAAGAGACCATTACAATAACACTGAAAAAGAACGATCATGTGGTAAAAGAAGTAAAGGAAATGGAACCAGGGGATATTTTCAGCTACTACAAGAACGTAGACGGAGAGATCCGTACGATCTTCATTGCAAATGTTTATGACTTTTTTGAGAGCAGTGAATCACATATACTATTCCTGAAGGAGATCTCGCAAAGGGAAGATGTGGAAGTTGAGAGTAATGTTGAGATCAGCATCCAGGGATTATCAGGAAACGTTGTCAGAGATGGTGAAAAGGCCATCATTTCCTACGAGCTTGAAAATGATGCATCCAAAGTAACGATATTTCTTGATGAGGACAGCATAGACGTCCGCAATGATGTTGATGCAGGAACCTACCAGACAATCACCGAAGAGCTGGATAGGGGAACTCATGAAGTGATGATTGAAACCGTGTCAACAGATGGCAGTATCTCTTCAAAAGAGACCTCATTTACAGTTGACGGAGAGAGTTCGACCGAGGATATTGTGTCCGAAGAGGAAATCCCTGTACCGGAACAGGTTGATGATATCATCAAGGATGCCGAGAATACCAGCAGTGAAATTTCCGACTCAGTTGAAGACGTAACAAAGTCCACTGCATTCACATATATTGTAGTCGCATTCCTTCTTGCACTTACCGCATTCTTCTTCAAGAGAGAGTTTAGCTGA